The following coding sequences lie in one Streptomyces albofaciens JCM 4342 genomic window:
- a CDS encoding PP2C family protein-serine/threonine phosphatase, with the protein MTRYGIVDIPAEPSFGRIVALAARWFDAPIATVTVVDAHRAWFKASRGLKGITDAARCPGLAEAALLADGPYVVPDTLRDAAASGHPLVTGPPGVRFYAACPLTTREGHRLGTVDVWDTRPRHATTEQLEALQDLAAVVMDELETRCRAASTVRAERRRRKRAEAESAERELLAATLERMLAPPQLPTVPGLELASHLRTVGPRQIGGDFYDVFSLPGNQWAFVVGDVCGKGAQAASLTALIRHTVRAQALHDPAPTAVLGALNRTLLTAPGEGRPGFCTAMYGLLRRDPAGRPPVQRGFTMVLGSGGHPSAFVLRADGTVERLRPEGGMLVGALAEATFAECDAHLGPGDALLLYTDGLTEARLADSSLLGEDGLARLLPSQAGAGAAALTEAISALLTDLETAVCDDVAVVALAVPAAGPGRERGLPGPRQAD; encoded by the coding sequence GTGACCCGTTACGGAATCGTGGACATCCCCGCCGAGCCGTCCTTCGGCCGCATCGTGGCCCTGGCGGCCCGTTGGTTCGACGCACCCATCGCCACCGTGACCGTCGTCGACGCGCACCGGGCGTGGTTCAAGGCTTCCCGCGGTCTGAAAGGGATCACCGACGCCGCTCGGTGCCCTGGCTTGGCGGAAGCGGCGCTGCTGGCTGACGGCCCGTACGTCGTCCCCGACACCCTGCGCGACGCGGCGGCGTCCGGCCACCCGCTGGTCACCGGGCCGCCGGGCGTACGGTTCTACGCCGCCTGCCCGCTGACCACGCGCGAGGGCCACCGGCTGGGCACGGTGGACGTGTGGGACACCCGCCCCCGCCATGCCACCACCGAGCAACTGGAGGCGCTGCAGGACCTGGCCGCGGTGGTCATGGACGAACTGGAGACGCGCTGCCGCGCCGCCTCGACGGTGCGCGCCGAACGCCGCCGCCGAAAGCGGGCCGAGGCGGAGTCGGCCGAGAGGGAGCTGCTGGCCGCCACGCTGGAACGCATGCTCGCCCCGCCGCAACTGCCCACCGTGCCGGGGCTGGAACTCGCCAGTCATCTGCGCACCGTCGGCCCCCGGCAGATCGGTGGTGACTTCTACGACGTCTTCTCCCTGCCCGGGAATCAGTGGGCCTTCGTGGTCGGGGACGTATGCGGCAAGGGAGCCCAGGCCGCATCCCTGACCGCGCTGATCCGCCACACGGTCCGCGCCCAGGCCCTGCACGATCCGGCGCCTACGGCTGTGCTGGGCGCCTTGAACCGGACCTTGCTGACGGCCCCCGGGGAAGGGCGGCCGGGTTTTTGCACCGCCATGTACGGGCTGCTGCGGCGTGACCCCGCCGGCCGGCCGCCGGTACAGCGGGGCTTCACCATGGTGCTGGGCAGCGGCGGCCACCCGAGCGCTTTCGTGCTGCGCGCCGACGGCACGGTCGAACGCCTGCGGCCGGAGGGTGGCATGCTCGTCGGAGCCCTGGCGGAGGCCACCTTCGCGGAGTGCGATGCCCACTTGGGGCCGGGCGACGCGCTGCTGTTGTACACCGACGGGCTGACCGAGGCACGCCTTGCCGACAGCAGCCTGCTGGGCGAGGACGGCCTGGCGCGTCTGCTGCCCTCGCAGGCCGGGGCCGGGGCTGCCGCACTGACCGAGGCGATCAGTGCGCTGCTGACGGACCTGGAGACCGCGGTGTGCGACGACGTGGCCGTGGTGGCGCTGGCCGTGCCGGCTGCCGGCCCAGGCCGCGAGCGGGGTCTACCAGGACCACGGCAGGCGGATTGA
- a CDS encoding STAS domain-containing protein, whose product MADTDLTVHDARRMGTWTVAAVTGEIDFSSADALYSQARRLISEGPGCLLLDFSAVTFCDSSGISSLIGLMREARIRHGTLALAAAPERVSRALHQIGLHHFIPVYPDIEAALAAAPGAPPPCGSG is encoded by the coding sequence ATGGCCGATACGGACCTGACGGTGCACGACGCTCGCCGGATGGGCACGTGGACGGTGGCCGCCGTCACCGGCGAGATCGACTTCAGCAGCGCCGACGCCCTGTACAGCCAGGCGCGCCGGCTCATCAGCGAGGGCCCGGGGTGCCTGCTGCTCGACTTCTCCGCGGTCACCTTCTGCGACTCCTCCGGCATCAGCTCCCTGATCGGTCTGATGCGCGAGGCCCGCATACGTCACGGAACCCTGGCCCTGGCCGCGGCGCCCGAGCGCGTGAGCAGGGCGCTGCACCAGATCGGGCTGCACCATTTCATTCCTGTCTACCCCGACATCGAGGCGGCGCTGGCCGCCGCACCCGGCGCTCCGCCCCCGTGCGGCAGCGGCTAG